The following proteins are encoded in a genomic region of Flexivirga oryzae:
- a CDS encoding VTC domain-containing protein: MGRRTVVWTVRNSAYPFEGRRVMNYDSVYFDSVDLQLFRSHQQGRRCRFKVRIRTYADSGARFVEVKTKSGRGETVKHRMPYPDGPRTALDESAADFVQSVIREQYATTAPPLHAMLDSVYHRATLVDPAAGERLTCDVDLRWSTSDGDFVVGPDRVLLESKTTNRGRVDGILAAWGIRPLSMSKYPIGTALLRPELAANRWNRLLRREFGWQRAVLRGTR; encoded by the coding sequence GTGGGGCGCAGAACCGTCGTCTGGACGGTGCGAAACTCGGCCTATCCGTTCGAGGGGCGCCGGGTGATGAACTACGACTCGGTCTACTTCGACTCCGTCGACCTACAGCTCTTCCGGTCCCACCAGCAGGGCAGGCGCTGCCGTTTCAAGGTGCGTATCCGCACGTATGCCGACAGCGGTGCACGCTTCGTCGAGGTCAAGACCAAGTCGGGCAGAGGCGAGACGGTCAAGCATCGAATGCCCTACCCCGACGGTCCGCGCACCGCATTGGACGAGAGCGCAGCCGATTTCGTGCAATCAGTGATTCGCGAACAGTACGCGACGACTGCGCCGCCGCTGCACGCGATGCTCGACTCGGTCTACCACAGGGCGACCTTGGTCGACCCGGCCGCAGGCGAGCGTCTCACCTGCGACGTCGACCTACGGTGGTCCACGAGTGACGGCGACTTCGTGGTCGGGCCCGATCGGGTCCTGCTGGAGAGCAAGACGACGAATCGCGGCCGAGTGGACGGCATTCTCGCCGCGTGGGGCATCCGGCCGCTGAGTATGAGCAAGTACCCGATAGGCACCGCCCTGCTACGCCCCGAGTTGGCCGCGAACAGGTGGAATCGGTTGCTACGCCGAGAGTTCGGCTGGCAACGTGCCGTCCTCAGAGGAACGCGCTGA
- a CDS encoding acyl-CoA dehydrogenase family protein: protein MELTLTEEQRDFVDLARDFLEREAVPHRAQWDRAESIDTAFIPRMGEMGFFGLTIPEEYGGIGGDMLSYALALEELGRVDSSLRGLVSVSLGLVGKSILSHGTQEQKERWLPGICAGTGLGCFALTEPDTGSDAGSLRTTAVRDGDDYVVNGSKIFITNGTWARVCLLFARTGEAGPRGISAFLVDTSTPGFSLRPIEGKLGLRGQATAELTFEGMRVPADCLLDEEGKGFKIAMSALDKGRISVASGCVGIVQACLEASVEYVKQRHQFGKPIASFQLVQEMIAEMSVDADAARMLVWRACDLVMRDEPFGTAASKAKYFASEAAVRAANLAVQVHGGYGFIDEFPVQKFLRDARVMTLYEGTSQIQKLLIGRAETGISAFL, encoded by the coding sequence ATGGAGCTGACTCTCACCGAGGAGCAGCGCGACTTCGTCGACCTCGCTCGGGACTTCCTGGAGCGCGAAGCCGTCCCGCACCGCGCGCAGTGGGACCGGGCCGAGTCGATCGACACCGCGTTCATCCCGCGGATGGGCGAGATGGGCTTCTTCGGGCTCACGATCCCTGAGGAGTACGGCGGGATCGGCGGCGACATGCTCAGTTACGCACTGGCGCTGGAGGAGCTCGGTCGCGTCGATTCCTCACTGCGCGGGCTGGTTTCGGTGTCGCTCGGCCTGGTCGGCAAGTCGATCCTCAGCCACGGGACGCAGGAGCAGAAGGAGCGCTGGCTGCCGGGCATCTGTGCCGGCACCGGCCTGGGCTGCTTCGCACTCACCGAGCCCGACACCGGCTCCGATGCCGGTTCACTGCGCACGACGGCGGTGCGGGACGGTGACGACTACGTCGTCAACGGCTCGAAGATCTTCATCACCAACGGCACGTGGGCCCGCGTGTGCCTGCTCTTCGCCCGCACCGGGGAAGCCGGCCCGCGCGGGATCAGCGCGTTCCTGGTCGACACCAGCACGCCTGGGTTCTCGCTGCGCCCGATCGAGGGCAAGCTCGGCCTGCGCGGCCAGGCGACGGCGGAGCTGACCTTCGAGGGGATGCGCGTCCCCGCGGACTGCCTGCTCGACGAGGAGGGCAAGGGTTTCAAGATCGCGATGAGCGCGCTGGACAAGGGCCGCATCTCGGTCGCTTCCGGCTGCGTCGGCATCGTCCAGGCATGTCTGGAGGCGAGCGTCGAGTACGTGAAGCAACGGCACCAGTTCGGCAAGCCGATCGCGAGTTTCCAGCTGGTACAGGAGATGATCGCGGAGATGTCGGTCGACGCCGACGCGGCCCGCATGCTCGTATGGCGAGCCTGCGATCTCGTGATGCGGGACGAACCGTTCGGCACCGCCGCGTCCAAGGCGAAGTACTTCGCCTCCGAGGCCGCCGTCCGCGCCGCCAATCTCGCGGTTCAGGTGCACGGCGGCTACGGCTTCATCGACGAGTTCCCGGTGCAGAAGTTCCTGCGTGACGCCCGCGTCATGACGCTCTACGAGGGCACCAGCCAGATCCAGAAACTGCTCATCGGCCGTGCGGAGACGGGGATCAGCGCGTTCCTCTGA
- a CDS encoding 3-hydroxyacyl-CoA dehydrogenase family protein translates to MTDISRILVVGSGAMGSQIGMVCALSGYEVRVQDISTDSLDRAEAQLHSRIDRNVEKGRLSAEERDAAFARMTFTTDLAEAAKDVDFVIEAAVEKLDIKRELFARLDELCPEHAILTSNSSSFVPSRIADATGRPDRVCNMHFFNPALVMKCVEVVRGEQTSDATIEATVELTKSLGKLPVLLEKEINGFVANRILTEIRREALFLVDGGYASVEAVDIACKSALGHPMGPFELQDLTGLDIGYYAAMGRFADSGDPADKPAESLAKRVEAGHLGRKAGRGWYVYDESGNRVGVNDAWS, encoded by the coding sequence ATGACTGACATTTCCCGCATCCTGGTCGTCGGCTCGGGCGCCATGGGATCCCAGATCGGCATGGTGTGTGCCCTCTCCGGCTACGAGGTGCGTGTGCAGGACATCAGCACCGACAGCCTGGACCGCGCTGAGGCACAACTGCATTCGCGGATCGACCGCAATGTCGAGAAGGGACGCCTGTCTGCGGAGGAGCGCGATGCCGCGTTCGCCCGGATGACCTTCACCACCGACCTCGCCGAGGCGGCCAAGGACGTCGACTTCGTGATCGAGGCCGCGGTCGAGAAGCTCGACATCAAGCGCGAGCTGTTCGCCCGCCTCGACGAGCTGTGCCCCGAGCACGCCATACTCACCTCCAACTCCTCCAGCTTCGTCCCGTCACGCATCGCCGACGCGACCGGGCGCCCCGACCGCGTCTGCAACATGCACTTCTTCAACCCGGCGCTGGTCATGAAGTGCGTCGAGGTGGTCCGCGGTGAGCAGACCTCGGACGCCACGATCGAGGCGACGGTCGAGTTGACCAAGAGCCTGGGCAAGCTGCCGGTGCTGCTGGAGAAGGAGATCAACGGTTTCGTGGCCAACCGGATCCTGACCGAGATCCGCCGGGAAGCCCTGTTCCTCGTCGACGGCGGGTACGCGTCGGTGGAGGCGGTGGACATCGCCTGCAAGAGCGCGCTCGGGCACCCGATGGGCCCGTTCGAGCTGCAGGACCTCACCGGTCTGGACATCGGCTACTACGCGGCCATGGGTCGCTTCGCGGACAGCGGCGACCCGGCCGACAAGCCCGCGGAGTCGCTCGCCAAGCGCGTCGAGGCCGGCCACCTGGGGCGCAAGGCCGGACGTGGCTGGTACGTGTACGACGAGAGCGGCAACCGGGTCGGGGTGAACGACGCATGGAGCTGA
- a CDS encoding enoyl-CoA hydratase/isomerase family protein, which yields MPATFVSLRTEDGVGIVTIDRPEARNALSLEVQDCLRSALDEAAGNDAIRCVVITGAGEKVFVAGADVGQLKGYTKLDGLRGRLQRLFDDIEQFDKPTIAAVNGYALGGGCELALACDVRIAADTAKFGFPETGLSVIPGAGGTQRLRRLVGQGHALDLILTGRFITATEAHAIGLVSRVVPQADLLAEATRVAQAIAAKGPLATRLARIAVKSGADTDLATGLTIERLAQALLHESADKQEGISAMLEKRTPQFVGN from the coding sequence ATGCCCGCCACCTTCGTCAGCCTGCGCACCGAGGACGGGGTCGGCATCGTCACGATCGACCGCCCGGAGGCCCGCAACGCCCTCAGCCTGGAAGTGCAGGACTGTCTGCGCTCCGCACTGGACGAGGCGGCCGGGAACGACGCGATCCGGTGCGTCGTCATCACCGGCGCCGGGGAGAAGGTCTTCGTCGCGGGTGCGGATGTCGGCCAGCTGAAGGGCTACACGAAGCTCGACGGGCTCCGCGGGCGGCTGCAGCGTCTTTTCGACGACATCGAGCAGTTCGACAAGCCGACGATCGCGGCCGTCAACGGTTACGCCCTCGGCGGCGGTTGCGAGCTCGCGCTCGCCTGCGACGTGCGCATCGCGGCGGACACCGCGAAGTTCGGTTTCCCCGAGACCGGCCTGTCCGTCATACCGGGCGCCGGCGGGACCCAGCGACTGCGCCGACTGGTCGGACAGGGACACGCGCTCGACCTGATCCTCACCGGCCGCTTCATCACCGCCACCGAGGCGCACGCCATCGGACTGGTCTCGCGGGTCGTCCCGCAGGCCGACCTGCTGGCCGAGGCCACCCGGGTGGCGCAGGCGATCGCCGCGAAGGGGCCCCTGGCAACCCGACTTGCCCGCATCGCGGTGAAGTCCGGGGCCGACACGGACCTGGCCACCGGGCTCACCATCGAGCGGCTCGCCCAGGCGCTGCTGCACGAGTCGGCCGACAAGCAGGAAGGCATCAGCGCGATGCTGGAGAAACGCACCCCACAGTTCGTGGGCAACTGA
- a CDS encoding LysR family transcriptional regulator has product MIDTKSLQVFVAVAEELHFGRAAERLHLAQPPVSQRIRALERQLRVQLFERTTRSVRLTDAGEALLDHSRRILASIEEAETICRAAGTGAVGKVRIGFAGASSHDDLPRLTRAVRRSYPGIELELHGQTYAEEASARVASGELDLGFARLPIEAPGLDYRVVNTEQLLCALPTQHPAARSKTIDLAALADEPFVTFPAYRGSSLRAVTIHACAEAGFTPRIVQEAPDSATILALVAAGVGVTLTLSSVRHVQRTGVAYRPVRGQVADLQAVLVWRADNPSKALRRVLDVAADALPGIASN; this is encoded by the coding sequence ATGATCGACACGAAGTCCCTCCAGGTCTTCGTGGCCGTCGCGGAGGAGCTGCACTTCGGGCGGGCCGCGGAGCGGCTGCACCTGGCACAACCACCGGTGAGCCAACGGATCCGGGCGCTGGAACGCCAGCTGCGGGTGCAGCTCTTCGAGCGCACCACCCGCTCGGTCCGTCTCACCGACGCCGGTGAGGCCCTGCTGGACCACTCGCGCCGGATCCTGGCCTCCATCGAGGAGGCGGAGACCATCTGCCGCGCCGCCGGCACGGGAGCCGTGGGCAAGGTACGCATCGGCTTCGCCGGCGCCTCCAGCCACGACGACCTCCCGCGACTGACCCGGGCCGTGCGGCGCAGCTACCCGGGCATCGAGCTGGAGCTGCACGGCCAGACCTACGCCGAGGAGGCCAGCGCCCGGGTCGCGTCCGGCGAGCTCGATCTCGGATTCGCCCGCCTGCCGATCGAGGCGCCCGGGCTCGACTATCGCGTCGTCAACACCGAGCAACTGCTGTGTGCCCTGCCGACCCAACACCCTGCGGCCAGGAGCAAGACCATCGACCTCGCCGCCCTGGCCGATGAACCGTTCGTCACCTTCCCGGCCTACCGCGGATCATCACTGCGGGCCGTGACCATCCATGCCTGCGCCGAGGCCGGGTTCACCCCTCGCATCGTGCAGGAGGCGCCCGACTCGGCGACCATCCTGGCCCTGGTCGCCGCGGGTGTGGGCGTCACACTCACCCTCTCCTCCGTCCGCCACGTACAGCGCACCGGTGTCGCCTACCGCCCGGTGCGCGGACAGGTGGCGGACCTGCAGGCCGTGCTGGTCTGGCGGGCCGACAACCCGTCCAAGGCATTGCGTCGCGTGCTCGACGTGGCAGCGGATGCGCTACCTGGCATCGCGAGCAACTAA
- a CDS encoding NUDIX hydrolase, translated as MADRSALMRRYLADGRGPVTPRNSATVLLIRDGADDVEVFMLRRHRGMKFAPGVFVYPGGSVEPHDRLPAERLGGPTPGQWARALDTTPELAEALVCAAVRETFEECGVLLAGPDAASTCRTEGADWDRRRSALARGETTLPSLLQEEDLVARTDLLRPFGRWITPIFSARRYDTRFFLAALPQGARCRDFREESDTAAWLPVRETLTRYEQGTIPMMLATADALNTLAPHDSVAAALAAVPPTNIPRVVRGIPDGADFRWVVDGADEGIPIEDYLHTTRRAC; from the coding sequence ATGGCTGACCGGTCTGCGCTCATGCGGCGCTATCTCGCGGACGGCCGCGGGCCGGTGACGCCACGGAACTCCGCGACCGTGCTGCTCATTCGCGACGGCGCGGATGACGTCGAAGTATTCATGCTGCGGCGGCATCGCGGGATGAAATTCGCCCCCGGCGTCTTCGTCTACCCCGGCGGATCGGTGGAGCCGCACGACCGGCTCCCGGCCGAACGCCTCGGCGGCCCGACCCCCGGCCAGTGGGCACGGGCGCTCGACACGACGCCGGAGTTGGCCGAGGCGCTCGTCTGCGCGGCCGTCCGGGAGACCTTCGAGGAGTGTGGCGTGCTGCTGGCCGGCCCCGACGCGGCATCCACCTGCCGGACCGAGGGCGCCGACTGGGACCGGCGACGCTCCGCACTCGCCCGAGGCGAGACAACGCTCCCCTCGCTGCTGCAGGAGGAGGACCTGGTGGCCCGCACCGACCTGCTGCGGCCGTTCGGACGCTGGATCACGCCGATCTTCTCGGCCCGCCGCTACGACACCCGCTTCTTCCTGGCGGCTCTGCCGCAGGGAGCCCGGTGCCGCGACTTCCGCGAGGAGAGCGACACCGCGGCCTGGCTGCCGGTGCGGGAGACCCTGACGCGGTACGAACAGGGGACCATCCCGATGATGCTCGCGACCGCGGACGCCCTGAACACCCTGGCACCGCACGACTCCGTGGCCGCGGCCCTCGCCGCGGTCCCGCCGACGAACATCCCGCGGGTGGTGCGAGGCATCCCCGACGGCGCCGACTTCCGCTGGGTCGTCGACGGCGCTGACGAAGGCATCCCGATCGAGGACTACCTGCACACGACCCGCCGGGCCTGCTGA
- a CDS encoding TetR/AcrR family transcriptional regulator, producing MATAKKSSTAKRTSAATTKAAAAKKTAAAPKPAKKAAAAKKRAAAPRPVRVTPVRKLSDSSQAEPGTKRGRATRERLLAAALVVFERKGFLETNVSDICKEAGAAHGTFYIYFKSKEDVWYVLVDRSATKRQAVTTAPAEIGGTAYERFAYTLQNYFHDILEHPAWTRTQEQAATIDDKTRIHRLEIRRVFRNRILHGIERLQDAGLADPGAHAEIVAEAIVSMLHNFAYMNIVLADKPKYDIDEVVETMAMIWARSIGLDVEHLPARQRDAAV from the coding sequence ATGGCGACGGCGAAGAAGAGCAGCACGGCGAAGAGGACGAGCGCCGCCACGACCAAGGCGGCAGCCGCCAAGAAGACCGCTGCGGCGCCGAAGCCGGCCAAGAAGGCGGCGGCCGCGAAGAAGCGCGCCGCGGCACCCCGCCCGGTCAGGGTCACGCCGGTGCGCAAGCTGTCGGACTCGTCGCAGGCCGAGCCGGGAACCAAGCGCGGTCGCGCGACCCGCGAGCGGCTTCTCGCCGCGGCGCTGGTCGTCTTCGAACGAAAAGGCTTCCTCGAGACCAACGTCAGCGACATCTGCAAGGAGGCCGGGGCGGCACACGGGACGTTCTACATCTACTTCAAGAGCAAGGAAGACGTCTGGTACGTCCTGGTCGACCGGAGCGCCACGAAGCGCCAGGCGGTGACGACCGCTCCGGCGGAGATCGGTGGCACGGCGTACGAGCGTTTCGCTTACACCCTGCAGAACTACTTCCACGACATCCTGGAGCACCCTGCCTGGACTCGGACCCAGGAGCAGGCGGCGACGATCGACGACAAGACACGCATACACCGCTTGGAGATCCGCCGGGTGTTCCGCAACCGGATCCTGCACGGCATCGAGCGACTGCAGGACGCCGGTCTGGCCGATCCCGGAGCGCACGCCGAGATCGTCGCCGAGGCCATCGTGTCCATGCTGCACAACTTCGCGTACATGAACATCGTGCTCGCCGACAAACCGAAGTACGACATCGATGAGGTCGTCGAGACGATGGCGATGATCTGGGCTCGCTCGATCGGTCTGGACGTCGAACACCTTCCCGCGCGCCAGCGGGATGCCGCAGTCTGA
- a CDS encoding ABC transporter ATP-binding protein: MSTDALVLDDVTLTYGSATAVFGLSLTVGAGEAVGILGRNGAGKTTTLRGILGSGVRRKGSIRYFGEEIGGMRADQVARKGIGWVPDDRRIYTTLTVRENLLLASRERSGPAKEAVDEAVAAVPLVEKLLPRKGVQLSGGEQQAVAIARAVVGRPKVLLLDEPAEGLAPIIVESLQQSVIELSRSGMTILIAEQNLNFVLGATQRVCVLDSGREVLTCSSEEFGNSPELQNQHLAISLENHGKRR; encoded by the coding sequence ATGTCCACTGACGCACTGGTTCTCGACGACGTCACGCTCACCTACGGCTCGGCGACTGCGGTCTTCGGCCTCTCGCTCACGGTCGGAGCCGGCGAAGCCGTCGGCATCCTCGGCCGCAACGGCGCCGGCAAGACCACCACGCTGCGCGGGATCCTCGGCAGCGGGGTACGCCGGAAGGGCTCGATCCGCTACTTCGGCGAGGAGATCGGCGGCATGCGCGCCGATCAGGTGGCCCGCAAGGGCATCGGCTGGGTGCCGGACGACCGCCGGATCTACACCACGCTCACCGTCCGGGAGAACCTCCTGCTCGCCAGCCGCGAGCGCAGCGGCCCGGCCAAGGAGGCGGTCGACGAGGCCGTCGCCGCGGTGCCTCTCGTCGAGAAGCTGCTGCCACGCAAGGGGGTCCAACTCAGTGGCGGCGAGCAGCAGGCGGTGGCGATCGCGCGCGCGGTTGTCGGCCGGCCGAAGGTGTTGCTGCTCGACGAACCGGCCGAAGGACTCGCCCCCATCATCGTGGAATCCCTGCAGCAGAGCGTCATCGAGTTGTCACGGTCGGGTATGACGATCCTCATCGCCGAGCAGAACCTCAATTTCGTCCTGGGTGCGACCCAGCGGGTCTGCGTACTCGACTCAGGGCGGGAGGTGCTGACATGCTCGTCAGAGGAGTTCGGCAACTCGCCCGAGCTCCAGAACCAGCACCTCGCGATCAGCCTGGAGAATCACGGCAAGCGCCGCTGA
- a CDS encoding ABC transporter ATP-binding protein, which yields MTLLETHGMSKAYNGVPALVDATAAFDSGQVTALIGPNGAGKTTFFGTLAGEHRATAGSIEFDGHDITKWDADRRARAGIARTFQVARQFSSLSVLENLLLSYQAGQGQWWRPWRTFLPRTVPSYIHELAEVTRLDNLLGRTAGTLPQGDRKRLELAMSLAQDPRVLLLDEPTAGMTDEDCVVTVDVLKDVMTRSPDLCLILTAHDMSVVFALAHRILLMGQGQILLDGTPEEVAGHELARTTYLGAS from the coding sequence ATGACATTGCTCGAAACCCACGGTATGTCCAAGGCCTACAACGGGGTTCCCGCGTTGGTCGACGCCACCGCGGCATTCGACTCCGGCCAGGTGACCGCCCTCATCGGACCGAACGGCGCCGGCAAGACGACGTTCTTCGGCACTCTCGCCGGAGAACACCGGGCAACTGCCGGCAGCATCGAGTTCGACGGCCACGACATCACCAAGTGGGACGCCGACCGCCGGGCCCGCGCAGGCATCGCCCGCACCTTCCAGGTCGCCCGGCAGTTCTCCTCACTGTCGGTGTTGGAGAACCTGTTGCTGTCCTACCAGGCCGGACAGGGCCAGTGGTGGCGGCCGTGGCGCACGTTCCTGCCGCGCACCGTCCCGTCATACATCCACGAACTCGCCGAGGTCACCCGGCTGGACAACCTGCTCGGCCGCACGGCCGGCACCCTGCCGCAGGGTGACCGCAAACGGCTCGAACTGGCGATGTCACTGGCGCAGGACCCGCGCGTGCTGCTGCTCGACGAGCCGACCGCGGGTATGACGGATGAGGACTGCGTCGTCACCGTCGACGTCCTCAAGGACGTGATGACCCGCAGCCCCGACCTGTGCCTGATCCTGACCGCCCACGACATGTCGGTCGTCTTCGCGCTCGCACACCGCATCCTGCTCATGGGCCAGGGGCAGATCCTGCTGGACGGCACCCCGGAAGAGGTCGCCGGTCATGAACTCGCCCGCACCACCTATCTGGGAGCCTCCTGA
- a CDS encoding branched-chain amino acid ABC transporter permease yields the protein MNEGNVKTRVDEDNPSSPAAEGLAPSSGASAWWARAGRNRLVPHAVLAIVLIVLVPSLLTGSNLALATTAVIYGLFALSALVLFGWVGLGSFGQAAFFGTGAYTAAMLKDHQLNPLIVILIGAFVAMLLALVVAILAGNSSGIQFAMLTLVLGEVLHQLLFTFRDVFHGDDGIFGITAQPLFGMNLFDQKNFWWYSAGVAAVFALVLYGIHRSQLGKTFTAVRDDPVKAAALGTSVRVARTAAFMISGFVGGIAGVLYSQQQTGAAPGLVSTVMSGSVIFMVFIGGTSNMWGPFVGALVYTYLTTRLFQGSNTSTIWIGLLLLVVVVLVRGGIMGLVERGVRLLKQRVTTARSAS from the coding sequence ATGAACGAGGGAAACGTCAAGACCAGGGTCGACGAGGACAACCCGTCGAGCCCGGCCGCCGAGGGCCTCGCCCCTTCCAGCGGAGCATCTGCCTGGTGGGCACGCGCCGGACGCAACCGGCTGGTGCCCCACGCCGTGCTCGCGATCGTGCTGATCGTGCTGGTGCCGTCGCTGCTGACCGGTTCCAATCTGGCGCTGGCCACCACCGCGGTCATCTACGGACTGTTCGCGCTGAGCGCGCTGGTGCTGTTCGGCTGGGTCGGACTCGGCTCGTTCGGCCAGGCGGCCTTCTTCGGCACGGGTGCGTACACGGCAGCGATGTTGAAGGACCATCAGCTCAATCCGCTGATCGTCATCCTCATCGGTGCCTTCGTCGCGATGCTCCTCGCGCTCGTCGTGGCGATACTGGCCGGGAACAGCAGCGGGATCCAGTTCGCCATGCTGACCCTGGTCCTCGGCGAGGTGCTGCACCAGTTGCTCTTCACCTTCCGCGACGTGTTCCACGGTGACGACGGCATCTTCGGCATCACCGCGCAACCGCTGTTCGGGATGAATCTGTTCGATCAGAAGAACTTCTGGTGGTACTCCGCAGGTGTGGCGGCCGTGTTCGCACTGGTCCTCTACGGGATCCACCGCTCGCAACTGGGCAAGACCTTCACCGCCGTCCGGGACGACCCGGTCAAGGCGGCAGCGCTGGGAACGTCGGTGCGGGTCGCCCGCACGGCAGCCTTCATGATCTCCGGCTTCGTCGGCGGCATCGCGGGAGTGCTCTACTCCCAGCAGCAGACCGGCGCCGCCCCCGGCCTCGTCAGCACCGTCATGTCGGGCAGCGTGATCTTCATGGTCTTCATCGGCGGGACCTCCAACATGTGGGGGCCGTTCGTCGGGGCGTTGGTCTACACCTACCTGACCACCCGCCTCTTCCAGGGATCGAACACCTCGACCATCTGGATCGGCCTGCTGCTCCTCGTGGTCGTCGTGCTGGTGCGCGGCGGCATCATGGGACTGGTCGAGCGCGGTGTCCGGCTGCTCAAGCAACGAGTGACCACGGCAAGGAGCGCGTCATGA
- a CDS encoding branched-chain amino acid ABC transporter permease, whose translation MVELLNAIVSGLALAMPLFLAASGLTLIYGVMRVINFAHGGFFMVGAYVATSALRGQVHGFWAFIGAVILAGIVVAIFSAACEEIIFRWLDPSEHMLSLLASYALSLIIAGGAVQIWGAAAKTQPAPPLLAGSWSFGGVVLAQNDVFMIIMGLLLAAGLWALLNQTSFGKQATAVAGDPVMAEALGIRVRWVAIGVFAAGGLLAGMAGGLASPQYSIAPGLDQLFVLQSFAVIILGGFGSIGGAFGASLLLGLLESILATYAPSLSGYGFYVAMAIVLMLRPQGLAIAFRPRRAPQPEVSA comes from the coding sequence ATGGTCGAACTACTCAACGCAATCGTCAGCGGGCTGGCGCTCGCCATGCCGCTGTTCCTGGCAGCCAGCGGCCTCACCCTGATCTACGGGGTGATGCGCGTGATCAACTTCGCCCATGGCGGCTTCTTCATGGTCGGTGCGTATGTCGCCACCAGCGCGCTGCGCGGGCAGGTGCACGGTTTCTGGGCCTTCATCGGGGCGGTGATCCTCGCCGGCATCGTGGTGGCGATCTTCTCCGCGGCCTGTGAGGAGATCATCTTCCGCTGGCTGGACCCCTCCGAGCACATGTTGTCGCTGCTGGCGTCATACGCGCTCTCCCTGATCATCGCCGGCGGCGCCGTGCAGATCTGGGGTGCGGCAGCCAAGACCCAGCCGGCACCACCGCTGCTCGCCGGCTCGTGGAGCTTCGGCGGCGTCGTCCTGGCGCAGAACGACGTCTTCATGATCATCATGGGTCTGCTGCTCGCGGCCGGGTTGTGGGCGCTGCTCAACCAGACCTCGTTCGGCAAGCAGGCCACCGCCGTGGCCGGTGACCCGGTCATGGCGGAGGCTCTCGGCATCCGGGTGCGCTGGGTCGCGATCGGCGTGTTCGCCGCCGGAGGCCTGCTCGCCGGTATGGCGGGAGGCCTTGCCTCACCGCAGTATTCGATCGCGCCGGGCCTGGATCAGCTGTTCGTGCTGCAGAGCTTCGCCGTCATCATCCTCGGTGGCTTCGGCTCCATCGGCGGCGCGTTCGGTGCGTCCCTGTTGCTCGGGTTGCTCGAGAGCATCCTCGCCACCTACGCGCCGTCGCTGTCCGGCTACGGCTTCTACGTCGCCATGGCCATCGTGCTGATGCTGCGCCCGCAAGGCCTGGCCATCGCGTTCCGGCCGCGCCGCGCTCCGCAACCGGAGGTCTCCGCATGA